The Amblyraja radiata isolate CabotCenter1 unplaced genomic scaffold, sAmbRad1.1.pri S79, whole genome shotgun sequence genome has a window encoding:
- the LOC116969557 gene encoding tissue-type plasminogen activator-like: MKILVLPLLLSLSIGTEMSRWHYGRKHTSSRADAKSQCITESGKNYRGTRDYTVSGFECLRWDSAAVLERKYNAMRSDALELGLGPHNYCRNPDGDSKPWCYVQRKKNWEFCDIPQCQKKIKSKCGQRQHKIHKIVGGARTTIDSHPWQAALYVIGKRSNEPIFQCGGSLINSCWVLTAAHCIKTNASPTDYMVLLGKHSINEYAKDDQNFLVKKIIMHQNFNKHTYDNDIALLNLRSQSGTCAKEIQFAQPICLPSNHLRFPDNTQCEISGYGREEAFSPFFSKFLKEGTVRLLSQRLCRSSRYYGNKVTENMLCAAHPDWNIDSCNGDSGGPLVCENNGQMYLYGIISWGEECAKKYKPGIYTRVTNYIQWIEENMAA; encoded by the exons atGCTAAATCCCAGTGCATTACTGAGAGTGGAAAAAATTACAGGGGCACAAGAGATTACACAGTATCTGGCTTTGAATGCTTGAGATGGGATTCAGCTGCTGTTCTTGAAAGGAAATACAATGCAATGAGATCAGACGCATTGGAACTGGGTCTTGGGCCTCACAATTATTGCCG GAATCCAGATGGCGACAGCAAGCCTTGGTGTTATGTTCAAAGGAAAAAGAACTGGGAATTCTGTGATATTCCACAATGTCAAAAAAAAATCA AGTCAAAGTGTggtcaaagacagcataaaatTCATAAGATTGTTGGAGGAGCTCGAACCACAATTGATTCTCACCCTTGGCAAGCAGCACTCTACGTTATTGGAAAACGATCCAATGAACCCATTTTTCAATGTGGAGGAAGTCTGATCAACTCTTGCTGGGTTTTGACAGCTGCACACTGTATTAAAACCAA TGCTTCCCCTACAGACTATATGGTATTACTGGGAAAACATTCAATAAATGAATATGCAAAAGATGATCAAAACTTTCTTGTCAAAAAGATAATTATGCACCAAAATTTCAACAAACATACATACGACAATGACATCG cGCTGTTAAATTTGAGATCTCAATCAGGAACGTGTGCAAAGGAGATTCAATTTGCACAACCTATCTGTCTGCCTTCTAATCACCTAAGATTTCCAGATAACACTCAGTGTGAAATTTCTGGTTATGGCAGAGAAGAAGCAT tttctcctttcttctccaaaTTCCTGAAAGAGGGAACAGTGCGCTTACTTTCACAGCGATTATGCAGGTCCTCACGATATTATGGAAACAAAGTGACTGAAAACATGTTGTGTGCTGCACACCCTGACTGGAACATAGATTCTTGTAAT GGAGATTCTGGTGGACCTCTGGTATGTGAAAACAATGGACAAATGTACCTTTATGGAATAATCAGCTGGGGTGAAGAGTGCGCCAAGAAGTATAAGCCTGGAATTTACACAAGAGTTACCAACTATATACAGTGGATTGAAGAAAACATGGCTGCCTAA